From a single Mangifera indica cultivar Alphonso chromosome 19, CATAS_Mindica_2.1, whole genome shotgun sequence genomic region:
- the LOC123203592 gene encoding phosphoglycerate mutase-like protein 4 isoform X1, whose translation MASRSTESCISMTDSTTVNPDSSGCAIADYAEILAVRHGETSWNADGRIQGHLDVELNDIGRQQAAAVADRISKEMPISAVYSSDLKRATETAHIIASTCGVPEKFFNMFQVITDPELRERHLGDLQGLVLREAAELKPDAYLASLSPRTDQEIPGGGESFDQLYGRCTSSLQKIGNKHTAACFTGERVVVVTHGGVIRAFHKRSAPTENLPGKIQNVSLNIFRLAGEEWMINTWGDTSHVSKTGYLETAFGGDKTSG comes from the exons ATGGCATCAAGGTCTACAGAGTCTTGCATCTCCATGACGGACTCAACTACTGTCAACCCTGATTCAAG TGGCTGTGCAATTGCTGATTATGCGGAGATTTTAGCGGTGCGTCACGGAGAAACATCCTGGAATGCTGATGGAAGAATTCAG gGACATCTGGATGTGGAGTTGAATGATATTGGGAGACAGCAAGCAGCTGCA GTTGCTGATCGAATCTCAAAGGAGATGCCAATCTCAGCTGTGTACTCTTCGGACCTGAAACGAGCCACGGAGACTGCTCATATTATTGCAAGCACATGTGGTGTCCCCGAG aagttttttaatatgtttcagGTCATAACAGATCCAGAGTTGAGGGAAAGACATCTCGGAGATCTTCAAGGGTTGGTTTTACGGGAAGCAGCGGAATTAAAGCCAGATGCTTATTTAGCATCTTTGTCTCCAAGGACAGATCAAGAAATCCCA GGAGGAGGAGAAAGTTTTGATCAACTCTATGGCCGCTGCACATCTTCATTGCAGAAAATTGGGAACAAGCATACAG CTGCTTGTTTTACAGGAGAGAGAGTGGTGGTGGTCACTCACGGCGGAGTCATAAGAGCATTTCACAAGCGTTCTGCTCCGACGGAAAATTTGCCAGGGAAGATACAGAATGTATCACTGAACATTTTCCGCTTAGCTGGAGAGGAGTGGATGATAAACACTTGGGGTGACACTAGCCATGTTAGTAAAACAGGCTACCTGGAGACTGCCTTTGGCGGCGATAAGACTTCTGGTTAG
- the LOC123203592 gene encoding phosphoglycerate mutase-like protein 4 isoform X2 — protein MASRSTESCISMTDSTTVNPDSSGCAIADYAEILAVRHGETSWNADGRIQGHLDVELNDIGRQQAAAVADRISKEMPISAVYSSDLKRATETAHIIASTCGVPEVITDPELRERHLGDLQGLVLREAAELKPDAYLASLSPRTDQEIPGGGESFDQLYGRCTSSLQKIGNKHTAACFTGERVVVVTHGGVIRAFHKRSAPTENLPGKIQNVSLNIFRLAGEEWMINTWGDTSHVSKTGYLETAFGGDKTSG, from the exons ATGGCATCAAGGTCTACAGAGTCTTGCATCTCCATGACGGACTCAACTACTGTCAACCCTGATTCAAG TGGCTGTGCAATTGCTGATTATGCGGAGATTTTAGCGGTGCGTCACGGAGAAACATCCTGGAATGCTGATGGAAGAATTCAG gGACATCTGGATGTGGAGTTGAATGATATTGGGAGACAGCAAGCAGCTGCA GTTGCTGATCGAATCTCAAAGGAGATGCCAATCTCAGCTGTGTACTCTTCGGACCTGAAACGAGCCACGGAGACTGCTCATATTATTGCAAGCACATGTGGTGTCCCCGAG GTCATAACAGATCCAGAGTTGAGGGAAAGACATCTCGGAGATCTTCAAGGGTTGGTTTTACGGGAAGCAGCGGAATTAAAGCCAGATGCTTATTTAGCATCTTTGTCTCCAAGGACAGATCAAGAAATCCCA GGAGGAGGAGAAAGTTTTGATCAACTCTATGGCCGCTGCACATCTTCATTGCAGAAAATTGGGAACAAGCATACAG CTGCTTGTTTTACAGGAGAGAGAGTGGTGGTGGTCACTCACGGCGGAGTCATAAGAGCATTTCACAAGCGTTCTGCTCCGACGGAAAATTTGCCAGGGAAGATACAGAATGTATCACTGAACATTTTCCGCTTAGCTGGAGAGGAGTGGATGATAAACACTTGGGGTGACACTAGCCATGTTAGTAAAACAGGCTACCTGGAGACTGCCTTTGGCGGCGATAAGACTTCTGGTTAG
- the LOC123203592 gene encoding phosphoglycerate mutase-like protein 4 isoform X3: MASRSTESCISMTDSTTVNPDSSGCAIADYAEILAVRHGETSWNADGRIQGHLDVELNDIGRQQAAAVADRISKEMPISAVYSSDLKRATETAHIIASTCGVPEVITDPELRERHLGDLQGLVLREAAELKPDAYLASLSPRTDQEIPGGGESFDQLYGRCTSSLQKIGNKHTGERVVVVTHGGVIRAFHKRSAPTENLPGKIQNVSLNIFRLAGEEWMINTWGDTSHVSKTGYLETAFGGDKTSG; the protein is encoded by the exons ATGGCATCAAGGTCTACAGAGTCTTGCATCTCCATGACGGACTCAACTACTGTCAACCCTGATTCAAG TGGCTGTGCAATTGCTGATTATGCGGAGATTTTAGCGGTGCGTCACGGAGAAACATCCTGGAATGCTGATGGAAGAATTCAG gGACATCTGGATGTGGAGTTGAATGATATTGGGAGACAGCAAGCAGCTGCA GTTGCTGATCGAATCTCAAAGGAGATGCCAATCTCAGCTGTGTACTCTTCGGACCTGAAACGAGCCACGGAGACTGCTCATATTATTGCAAGCACATGTGGTGTCCCCGAG GTCATAACAGATCCAGAGTTGAGGGAAAGACATCTCGGAGATCTTCAAGGGTTGGTTTTACGGGAAGCAGCGGAATTAAAGCCAGATGCTTATTTAGCATCTTTGTCTCCAAGGACAGATCAAGAAATCCCA GGAGGAGGAGAAAGTTTTGATCAACTCTATGGCCGCTGCACATCTTCATTGCAGAAAATTGGGAACAAGCATACAG GAGAGAGAGTGGTGGTGGTCACTCACGGCGGAGTCATAAGAGCATTTCACAAGCGTTCTGCTCCGACGGAAAATTTGCCAGGGAAGATACAGAATGTATCACTGAACATTTTCCGCTTAGCTGGAGAGGAGTGGATGATAAACACTTGGGGTGACACTAGCCATGTTAGTAAAACAGGCTACCTGGAGACTGCCTTTGGCGGCGATAAGACTTCTGGTTAG
- the LOC123202991 gene encoding transcription factor MYB77-like: MEAINRCSSSTSSLGSSSSSESSFAGNDRTPRAVHKAERVKGPWSAEEDRILITLVERCGPKNWSLISRYIKGRSGKSCRLRWCNQLSPHVEHRPFSPAEDETILAAHSRLGNRWATIARLLPGRTDNAVKNHWNSTLKRRLTEQQLQQQQQQMDYFDNGRINRESVASGSVQQYLGLEDDASTTLTLGPPGSGVR; the protein is encoded by the coding sequence ATGGAAGCAATCAATAGGtgttcttcttcaacttcatccttaggttcttcttcttcatcagaATCATCTTTTGCTGGTAATGATAGAACGCCAAGAGCAGTCCACAAAGCTGAGAGAGTTAAGGGTCCATGGAGTGCAGAAGAAGACCGCATTTTAATAACTCTTGTTGAAAGATGTGGGCCAAAAAACTGGTCCCTTATAAGCCGATACATAAAGGGAAGGTCAGGGAAATCATGCAGGCTTAGATGGTGTAACCAGTTAAGCCCGCATGTTGAGCACAGGCCGTTCTCACCGGCAGAGGACGAGACCATCTTGGCCGCTCATTCTCGGCTCGGTAACCGCTGGGCCACCATTGCACGATTACTCCCTGGTCGAACAGATAATGCAGTCAAGAATCACTGGAACTCCACGTTGAAGAGAAGATTAACAGAACAACAATTACAACAGCAGCAACAACAAATGGACTATTTTGATAATGGAAGAATTAACCGAGAGTCTGTGGCTTCAGGATCTGTGCAGCAGTACTTGGGATTGGAAGATGATGCGTCGACAACATTAACATTGGGGCCACCAGGGAGTGGTGTGCGATGA